One Besnoitia besnoiti strain Bb-Ger1 chromosome VIII, whole genome shotgun sequence DNA segment encodes these proteins:
- a CDS encoding BRCA1 C Terminus (BRCT) domain-containing protein (encoded by transcript BESB_082610), protein MGKKIKAGTRGEAAQYMTRGQALKKLQLPLSSFRRLCILKGIYPRDPRKKKKGNDKIYYHTKDVLHIAHEPLLETFRQLKATNKKVRRALGRKEMQLAKRYARSKPAVRLHHIVRERFPTLSDAVADLDDALSTICIFAMLPADSRRGVKAEYCIKAGQLLDEFLLVATQQRALRRVFASIKGYYFQVQFLGHAVTFLMPHQFKQEMPEEVDFRVLSTFFELYSATLHLVIFKLFLLAGLAYPPTATKREAVRRKHRIGKDEAAAIKALAAGRLPPQQRGLHGDGPWGMAGWRYPILQARRTRDVQGTAGESAPVEGQTKKTATDQVHKHAGKATRGESANPREDGEEAERSGATDEQEGEEEEESDEGAGPSSEADAESEGDEDPEEEDDDDVGETAQPSEEGDRAEDSDETEDADADEKPSAAKHTAEGLQQSEGAASVCGVQPHAVQQLFKGCVIFLSREVPLLPFAFMVRSCGGELGWQGPGSPFLEDDSSITHHVVDRPLECMRRMENSQRDYVQPQWVMDSINTGIQLPIHLYAPGKPLPPHLSPFVDDRKEGYVPKQRDVLDRLVAERKGVAAAGLQSEFTSGLDAADSGDASDDDEAIKQERTFQSEVEGEAQANSPDEDGSVAASNTSGSAKRPRSSDVTARDEDSSAPSALKLSGKARQELEEREAKKALLSKKHKRLLERIEFGERRKQEATAKLQAKRAALERRGS, encoded by the exons ATGGGGAAGAAAATCAAGGCGGGGacccgcggcgaagcggctcAGTATATGACCAGGGGCCAGGCGCTCAAGAAACTGCAG TTACCTCTTTCGAGCTTTCGGCGGTTATGTATCTTGAAAGGCATTTATCCCCGTGAcccgagaaagaagaagaagggaaaTGACAAGATCTATTACCATACCAAAGATGTGTTGCACATTGCACATGAGCCGCTGCTGGAGACATTTAGACAGCTGAAGGCGACCAACAAAAAGGTCCGGCGTGCACTAGGAAGAAAGGAAATGCAACTTGCCAAGAGATATGCGCGGTCGAAACCGGCCGTTCGGCTTCACCACATTGTTCGAGAGCGGTTTCCTACTCTCAGCGACGCTGTGGCGGATCTCGACGATGCCCTGAGCACTATCTGCATCTTTGCGA TGCTTCCCGCTGACAGCCGCAGGGGGGTAAAGGCGGAGTACTGCATCAAAGCAGGGCAGCTGCTGGATGAATTCTTGCTGGTCGCCACTCAGCAACGCGCTCTTCGTCGTGTATTTGCGTCCATCAAGGGCTACTACTTTCAAGTTCAGTTCCTTGGCCACGCAGTCACGTTTTTGATGCCCCACCAGTTCAAGCAG GAAATGCCCGAGGAAGTCGACTTCCGCGTTTTATCTACGTTTTTCGAATTGTACTCCGCAACTCTGCACCTGGTCATCTTCAAGCTCTTCCTTCTGGCTGGCCTCGCCTATCCTCCGACGGCcacgaagcgcgaggcggtgaGGAGGAAGCACCGCATCGGGAAGGACGAAGCGGCTGCAATCAAAGCTCTGGCGGCGGgccggctgcctccgcagcagagagggcTGCATGGAGATGGGCCCTGGGGGATGGCAGGGTGGCGCTACCCTATTCTTcaggcgagaaggacgcgggACGTGCAGGGCACCGCGGGAGAGTCCGCGCCTGTGGAGGGCCAAACAAAAAAGACTGCTACCGACCAAGTCCACAAGCATGCAGGCAAAGCGACCAGGGGAGAAAGTGCTAACCCCCGCGAAGACGGTGAAGAGGCAGAGCGCAGCGGTGCCACCGACGAacaagagggagaggaagaggaagaatcAGACGAAGGAGCAGGACCGTCTAGCGAAGCAGATGCCGAAAGCGAAGGTGACGAGGAtccagaagaggaggacgatgACGATGTcggagagacggcgcagccCAGTGAGGAAGGCGACCGAGCAGAGGACTCGGATGAGACGGAAGACGCTGACGCCGACGAAAAGCCTAGTGCTGCAAAGCATACCGCAGAGGGACTCCAGCAGAGCGAAGGGGCGGCATCCGTGTGTGGGGTACAGCCACATGCTGTCCAGCAGTTGTTCAAGGGCTGCGTCATTTTCCTGAGCAG AGAGGTGCCCCTCTTGCCGTTCGCTTTCATGGTCCGCAGCTGTGGCGGGGAGCTTGGCTGGCAAGGCCCTGGCTCACCCTTTCTGGAGGACGACTCAAGCATTACGCACCACGTCGTTGATCGGCCCCTTGAGT GCATGCGGCGAATGGAAAACAGCCAGCGAGACTACGTACAGCCCCAGTGGGTAATGGACAGTATCAACACCGGCATCCAGTTGCCCATTCATCTTTATGCACCTGGAAAGCCTCTGCCACCTCATCTTTCGCCATTCGTG GATGACAGAAAAGAGGGTTACGTGCCGAAACAGCGAGATGTTCTCgatcgcctcgtcgcggagcGCAAGGGTGTTGCCGCGGCAGGTCTCCAGTCGGAATTCACCAGCGGCCTAGACGCAGCTGACA GTGGCGATGCATCGGACGATGACGAAGCAATCAAGCAGGAGCGCACCTTCCAGTCGGAAgtcgagggagaggcacaAGCGAACTCGCCTGACGAAGATGGTTCCGTTGCG GCGAGTAACACAAGCGGAAGCGCTAAGCGGCCGAGGTCGAGCGACGTAACGGCCCGGGACGAGGATagctctgcgccttctgcactGAAATTGAGCGG GAAAGCCCGGCAAGAACTAGAGGAAAGGGAAGCCAAGAAGGCACTTCTTTCGAAGAAGCACAAGCGATTATTAGAGCGAATAGAG TTCGGAGAACGGCGGAAACAGGAAGCGACAGCCAAGCTGCAGGCAAAGCGAGCTGCGCTAGAACGCCGAGGAAGCTGA